Sequence from the Pseudomonas frederiksbergensis genome:
CGCGTGGTGGTCACCGACATGTCCCCGGGCAATCCGCAACTGCGCCGCCAGATCGCCTTGCGCTACATGATCGGCGGGCTGATGTTGCCCATGGAGGAACTGTTGATTACCAACGGTGCCCTGGAAGCCTTGAACCTGTGCCTGCAGGCCGTGACCGAGCCGGGCGACCTGGTGGCGATCGAAGCTCCCGCGTTCTACGCCAGCCTCCAAATACTGGAACGGCTGAAGCTCAAGGCCGTGGAAATTCCGGTTCATCCGCGTGACGGCATTGACCTGGAGGTACTGGAACAGACCCTCGCGCGCCATCCAATCAAGGCCTGCTGGTGCATGACCAGCTTCCAGAATCCCATGGGCGCGACCATGCCCGAAGCGCGCAAACAGGCGTTGGTGGAACTGTTGCGCCGACATCAGGTTCCGCTGATCGAGGACGACGTCTATGCCGAACTCTATTACGGCCAGCAGGCCCCCAAACCGGCCAAGGCCTTCGACACCGAAGGGTTGGTGATGCATTGCGGCTCGTTCGCCAAGAGCCTGGCCCCGGGTTATCGCATCGGCTGGGTCGCCGCCGGGCGCTACGCGCAGAAGATCGAACGGCTCAAGCTGATGACCTCGCTGTGCGCCTCGATGCCAGCCCAGGCCGCGATCGCCGACTACCTGCAACATGGCGGCTACGACCGGCACCTGCGCAAGTTGCGCTATGCCCTGGAAGAACAGCAGAGTGCGATGCTTGCCGCCATCGGCCGTTATTTCCCGGACCAGACCCGCGTCAGCCAGCCGGCGGGCGGTTACTTCCTCTGGCTGGAACTGCCGGAACAGATCGACTCGCTGAAGCTGTTCCAGATGGCATTGGCGCAAGGCATCAGCATCGCGCCCGGGCCGATCTTCTCACCGACCCGGCGCTTCAGGAATTGCATTCGGCTGAACTATGGCGGGCCTTGGACCGAAGTCTCGGAAAAAGCCATGGAGACGTTGGGGCGGATTGTTCGCTCGTTCTGAGCGCGATGTCGTCCTTGAGGTTGTCTTTGCGAGCAGGCTCGCACACAGGGACCGCGTTCAACATGTGGGCGAGCCTGCTCTCGAATAGGCGGCACTGACTACGAATGGCTGAAAATCAGCGCCCACCACCAAGGTCCACAAACGTCCCGGTCGCATACGAAGCCTTGTCCGACAGCAACCAGATGATCGCTTCGGCCACTTCGTCCGGACGCCCGCCCCGGGCCATGGGAATCGCCGATTCGAGTTTGCTGACCCGGTCCGGATCGCCGCTCAGGGCGTGGAAATCGGTGTAGATATAGCCCGGACGGACCGCGTTGACGCGAATGCCCTCGCCGGCGACCTCCTTTGATAGGCCGACGGTGAAGGTGTCCAGCGCTCCCTTGGAGGCCGCGTAGTCGACATATTCCGACGGTGCGCCCAAGCGGGCGGCAACCGACGAGACATTGACGATGCTGCCACCCTGCCCGCCATGCCGGGGCGACATGCGCAGCACCGCATGCTTGGCGCACAGGATCGGCCCCAACACATTGGTCTTCATGATCTTGAGGATGCGGAACTCGGACATTTCATCGAGCCGGGACTTGTGGGCGACCGTACCGGCGTTATTCACCAGGGCGGTGACGCGGCCCAGTTCGGCGTCAACGCGGTTGAACAGGCCGACCACCTCATCTTCGATGCTCACGTCGGCCCGCACCGCAATGGCTTGCGCGCCTTTGGCCCGGACCTGTTCGAGCACGTCCTGGGCCGCGTTTTCATCGGACTGGTAATTGATGCAGATCCGATAGCCCAGGTCGGCCGCCAACAGCGCCGTGGCCGCCCCGATCCCGCGTCCGCCACCGGTGATGACGATGACTTTATCCACGCTTGCTCTCCCGTTCCACGCAAACACGTCGGGCCCAAGAATAGCGTTGACCCGACGTTTTGCACAACGCGGCTCGCTTACCGGGGCGGTGGCACGCCCTAGCGGGCCAGTGCGCGCAGGTCCAAGCGCCCGTCCAGCAGCGGTGGGCACCAGTAATAGCCGCCGGTAATCGGCCGGCTCATGCGGTACAAGCCATCTGTGATGCCGTCTTCGAGGCCGCTCATGCGGCGCAGTTGCGCCTCGAATGCGTCCAGGGAGAAACCGAACGCCAGGAACATCAGGCCAGCACGATCACCTTCGATCCACGGCATGGAACGGCGTACGACGAAGGCCTCCGGGGCAAAGCTCTCCTGGGCAGTACGCTTGACGTGGGCCGACTCCGGCGCCTCTTCGATTTCTTCGTTGTCGCTCAGGCGCCGGCCCATGATGTTGTCGCGCTCATGGGGTTGCATCGCGGCAAATCCGTCCAGGTCGTGCTGCCATTGCTGGATCGCGGCGAAGCTGCCACCGCGCAATCCATCGACACCCTGGGCCAGGGCGGCAGCGATCGCCGCTTCATCGTGGGGGTTTTCGGTGCCATCTTCGTAGCCGGTCAGGTCATGGCCGGTCATATGGCGGAAGGTTTCGTTCATCTGCACCAGGCGCAGGGCCGGTGCCAGCGCCGCTTCAAGGGCGCGACTGCGGTGCATCAACTCGCCCCGGTCCTCGCCATGCAACCAGCACCAGAGCGCGTGCTGGGTCGACGGGTTATCCACGCCGACCCCGGCCAACGCAGGAAACGCCCGCAAGCCTTCAACCTGAGCCCCCAAGGCCTGCACCAGCGACTCACCGAAGCCGACAACCGCACGGCCATCCAACTGCAGCAACAACTTATCGATCGCAGCCGGCAGTGCCTCGACCGATTCCAGGGCAAAAAACAGATGACGAGCCTGAGGCGGAACAGGGGTGGCGAGAATGCCGGGCTGGTAGTAACTCATGGGAACTCCTTCAGAAAGAGCCGCGAGTTTACCCGGCGGCCGCCGCTTTGTGTCGTTTGGCTTGAGGCCTCGGGAAACCGAGCCATTTTGTGGGAACGCTCCCACAGCCCTGTGGGAGCACTCCGAAGCAAGCCTGCTGCCCATGGCTTCGGATTGCCGGGCAACCAAAAACGCCCTAGATTGACCATCCCTCAAGGAAGGCCAACGAGAGCTGTCCATCATGCACATCGCCAAAACGACACTTGCCGGGATTTTTTTCCTGTTCTGTGGGACGTCCGTGGGCTTTGCCCAGGAGCGCATTGAAGAAACGGTCAATGCAGTTATCCAGCCCCTGATGAAACAGCAGGACATCGCGGGCATGGCGGTGGCGATCATCCACAACGGCCAGCGGCAGTTTTTCAATTATGGCGTTGCCTCCAAGGACACCCGCAAGACCGTGACCGACCAGACCCTGTTCGAAGTCGGTTCAGTCAGCAAGACCTTTACCGCAACGCTCGGCGCCTATGCCCAGGCCCAAGGCAAGTTGCAACTGTCGGACTCCGTCGGCGGCCATGCCCCCGAATTGCGCGGCAGTGCCCTTGAAAACGTGCGCCTGCTGGACCTAGCCACCTACAGCGCCGGCGGCCTGCCTCTGCAGTTTCCCGATGATGCCGACCATCCCGACCGGATGTTCAGCTATTACCAGGCCTGGAAGCCCCTCTACCCGGCCAGCACCCAGCGGCTTTATTCGAACCCGAGCATCGGCCTGTTCGGCTATCTGGCGGCCCGAAGCCTGGGACAGCCTTTCGATGATGTCATGCAGCAGACATTGATGCCTGGGCTAGGTCTCAAGCGCAGCTACGTACGGGTTCCGCAAGATCAACTGGGTCGATACGCCCAGGGTTACGCGAAGGATGGCAAGCCCGTGCGCGTCGGACCTGGTGCCCTGGATTCCGAGGCGTACGGGGTAAAGACCAGCTCAGCGGACCTGATTCGTTTCGTCGAGGCCAACCTGCGACCGCAAACGCTGGACGAGCCCTTGAGACAAGCCATCGCCACGACCCATACGGGTTTCTATCGGGTTGGCCAGATGAACCAGGGCCTGGGCTGGGAGTTCTACCCCGCCCCGTTCACCCTGGAGGATTTGCTCGCCGGCAATACACCGCAGATGGCCCTGGCCCCACAAAAAGTCGAAGCGCTCAGCCCGCCCCGCCCGGCGCCGGACGGCAGCTGGATCAACAAGACAGGCTCAACCAACGGCTTTGGCGCCTATGCCGCGTTTGTGTCTGGAAAGGATTTGGGGATCGTGATCCTGGCGAACAAGAACTACCCGATCGAAGAAAGAATAAAGGCCGCGCACAAAATCCTGGCGGCCTTGGAACAGCAATGAGGTCCGCTTTTGGTGGCGCGGGAGCCTGCTCCCTCGCCACGCAAGCCCTTGTCGCTAGTCCTCGAGCGCCTTCGGCGCGGGCGCAGGTTTCGCCGCTTTACCCGGTTTGGCACCTTTTGCGTCTTTAGCGGGTTCGGGTTCCGGCGCTGGTGGCGGGGCTGGCACCACGGCTTCCTTTTCAGCAGAGGGCAATTTGTCGACGGTATCGAACAGCTCGCTCAGTTTGATCTCGCCGGAATGCTCAAGCTTCTTTTCCCCATCCTTGCCCACCAGGATGATCTTGGGCAGCGCACCGGCGCCCAGCTTGAGGGAACGGATCAGCGCCATGGTGCTTTGCGGGTCCAGATCCTTGCCATCCCGTTGCCCGATGGTGTTGAACACGGTGTAGAGCATCATGTTTCGTTGGGAAAATCCCTGCTTGCCCTCTGGCTTTTCAAGCTCTGCTTTCAACTTGGACCACGCAGGATCGACGGAGCTGGGCGCGATAATGATCAAGGGGCGGGTCTTGCCCACCTCCGCCACCAGGGGTGAGTCGCCGTCAGCGGCGAACAAGGGGCCGACGAAGGCCAGCAAGGTTGCGAAGGTCAACGACCGAATAAGCATGCGCCTCTCCTTTTGATATTTACGCTGTACTGATTGCACATGGCGGCGATTGTTCCGCGAGAGTCGCCCGATACCGCAGTTGCCTGCCCTGAAGCTTAGGCCACCGGCCCCATAGCGCAACCGCGTCACACCGGGTTCAAAGGCCGAACGGGAAGGTATCCTCTTCATGCTCCAGGGTGTGAGGCGTGGGCAGCGGCGTGACCGCTTCGGTCTGTTCGAACCAGAGCCAGGCGTCGAACTGCTCGGCCAGGACCGCTTCGAAATAATGGCTCTGGCGTTCGGTTTCAGGGCGGTAGATTACGCCAATGGCGCGTTCGAGCAGCGGCTCGGACAACGCGTCCAACAGTGCCTCGTCAGGACTTGCCCGCCAATCTGTCAGTGATGCGCGGACACCCGCCTGGAGAAATTCCCGCTCCCAACTGCCGGCCAATGCCGGCTGCACCTGCTTGATTTTCATCGGCGAGTCCCAGTCATCGGCCGCCGCCACGCTGCCATGGTCGGTCCCCATGCCCAGCAGCACCGCGTCGCGGCCGTAAGCCATGCGGCACAACTGGCCAATATTGAATTCGCCTTCCCAACCCATGCGCGTCGCCGCGGCATTGCCGATGTGGGAGTTGTGCGCCCAGACAATCGCTTTCGCATCGGGCCCGCGGTGTTCCAACAGGCTTTGCAGGGTGTCGAACATATGCCGGTCCCGCAGGTTCCAGGAAGACTTGCCGCCGCGATACATCGCTCGGTAGTACTGCTCGGCAGCACGCACCACCCGGGCATTCTGGATGGCGCTGAAGAAGCCTTCGTCATCCTTGATCAATGGATCGAGGCGTTCGGCGAGCAACGTGTTGAGCTGCTCGACCACCGCGTCCTCGCAGGTCGCCAGGTTGCCGCGCTCGGTAAAATGGCCGTAGAGCGCCGGTTCGTCGTGCCACGGCGTCAGGCAGCCATAACGATGCCGGGCATCACGGGCCAGATGGGGATGTGCCTTGTCGAGGTAGTTGAGCACCTCGTCGATGGAGTGCCGCAGGCTGTAGACGTCCAGCCCACGAAACTCCACGCGCCGAGCGTCCGGCTGCCCGAGGTTGTAGTCGCGCAGCCAGCGGACGAAGGACTGGACGTCCGTATTGCGCCACATCCAGCTTGGAAACCGAGCGAAAGCCTGCTGTTTCCAGGCCGAGGGGCCGAGATTGCGCACGCAGCGGTCGACTTGACCAGCATCGGGCCAGTCGGCTTCGACGGCCACAATCCCGAAGCCATGATGCTCGACCAGATGGCGGGTGATGGCGGCGCGGGTGCGGTAGAAATCATGGGTGCCATGGCTGGCTTCGCCGATCAGCACCACCTTGGCATCGGCGAAGCGATCAAACATCTCGCCAAAGGCCGGGCTGTCCTCGGCGGGCAACGGTTCGGCGTGATGACGCAGGATATCGGCAATGTCGGTGCGAGGTTCGGCGCGACGACGGCGCAGGCGTTGCAGCAGATCTCTGGCTGGGCTATTCATGGATCGAGGCCTCATCAGTACCTGGTTTACAGGTATGACTATCCCTAGCGCCCCATGACTCCGAGCAAATCAGAACGCCAGTTTGAAGCCGATCATCGCCAACATCACCGCCAGGCAAGGGCGCAGGAGCTCGTCGGAAATACGCCCCGACAAGTGGCTGCCCAGATAGATGCCCGGCAATGAACCGATCAGCAAGAAGCCGAGGATGTGCCAGTCCATGTTGCCCATGCTTGCGTGGCCCAGGCCGGCCACCAGGGTCAGCGGTACGGCATGGGCGATTTCGGTGCCCACCAAGCGCTTGGTAACCAGGAACGGATAGAGGATGAACAGCGCGACAGTGCCCAGGGCGCCGGCGCCGATGGAGGTCAACGCGACCATCGTGCCCAGCACCAACCCGGTGATCACGGTAAGGAGGTTGAGTCGCGAGCCGCTGGGATTGTAGTGGCCGCCGGCGCGGTCGTGGGCGAATTGCAACAGGCGCTTCTTGAACAAGATCGCCAGGGCGGTGGCAAACAGTACAAAGCCCAAGGCTTGCTTGATCACCGCGTTCATCGCGTCCGGCGAGCTGTTCAGGCTGCTGAGAAACCACAGGGTCAGCCCGACTGCCGGCACGCTGCCCAAGGTCAGCCAACCGGTGATGGCCCAGTCGATATTGCGGTTCTTGGCGTGAACCAACACGCCGCCGGACTTGGTGATGGCCGCGTACAGCAGGTCCGTGCCCACCGCCGTTGCCGGGTTGATGCCGAACCACAACAGAATGGGGGTCATGAGCGATCCGCCACCCACGCCAGTCATCCCGACGATGAAACCGACCACCAGGCCCGCTACGACTAAACCGACATTACCGAAATCCATCAAACCCGTCTCAGCACGACCGCGTGAAAAATCTGGCCGCGAGCATAGCGATTTTTCTTATAACCCCCCTATATCGATGTGATCTATCTTTATTCCATTATTCGCTACTGTACCGGCAGGAAATTCAGGAACAGCAGGCTCTGCGCGTAGTTCAACCCTATCCGTCGGTAGCGCTCGTCAAGCATCTGCGTCAACAGGTCCAGGCGTGCGACGATTTTCCCGAACTCGACGGCAAAGCTCAGGTTGCTGCCCTCCTCCGAAATTTCATTGGAAAACAGCACCGGCGTGCCGTCCTTGTTCTGCCGTTGGCCGAGCAGCCACGTTGCCTTCTCGATATTGCGCGCGGCGTTGCTGACAAAGCGCGGATCGATAGTGTCGGTCATGTAGAACTCGAGGCGGTTGCCGTGGGCCGTTACCAACATGCTGCCGATGGCGTAGATGAACGCACCGACGCGATCACCGAGAAATTCCGGACTCATGGCGTAACTCAAGGCCGCCAGGTCTTTTCTATTGCCCAGGGCCGGCAACGGCTGCTGTTGCTCGATGGCTTGGCGCACTTGCTTGACGGCGATGCGGGCATCCAGGAAGCCTGATTTGCGCAACTCTTCCGGGTTGCGCAGATAAAGCTTGTGCATCAGCAGATACAGGCTCTGCAAATTGTCGTGCATCGAGAGCGTGGCCATGCGGTCGACGCTGGTCTGCAAGAATTCCTGGGGCCTGGCGTTGCTGAACTGCGTGACGATGTCCTGGCCTTGCTGGTGGCTGCAGCCGCTAAGCAACAGCAACAGGCCCGCCAACAGCAAGCCGCAGCGTCGTGGCGACACCATCATGGAAAGTAAAACACCCATCGAATCTCGTCTGGACAGGGGGAAGCAGTGGGGCTCGCCGCTTCCTGGCCATGGATAGAGCGGGAAAAACCTTGAAAGTGCAGTGCCTTGGCGCAAAAGCTCACGCCTGGCTAAGGTTCGCCTCGATGAATTAGTCTTACTTTTTAATTGATAAATCCCAATTTATGGCTATAAATCCCTTCTCCACCCACAAATAGAAAGACTACTGAACAGAAAAACCTTCATCGCTGTCCGACCAAGTGACGGACTCGACCCGCGTTAAAACAACAACAAAACAACAGGAAGGAAGGTCACACTCATGCTTGAATCCAGACATCTGCTCACGGCCCTCGGAGTTTCTCTGATGATTGCCACCTCTTCCCAGGCCGCCGGCCTGACCAATGAACGCGTCGCCTTCGGCAAGACTGACGACGGCACGGCGGTTGAAAAATACATACTGCGCAACAGCCACGGAATCGAGGCGACGGTGATCACCTACGGCGGCATCCTCCAGTCGCTGATCGTGCCGGACAAAAATGGCATGACCACCGACATCGTCCTCGGCTTCGACGACGTCCAGGGCTACCAGAAGAACGGCAACGTGTATTTCGGCGCGACCATCGGCCGCTTCGGCAATCGCCTGGCTGGTGGCGCGTTCGAGCTGGACGGCAAGCGCTATCAGGTGCCGCAGAACGACAAGGACAATTCGCTGCACGGCGGGCCGCAAGGGTTCGACAAGCGCGTCTGGAAAGCCGAGGCGAGCAACGACAAGGACTCGGTCGGCGTGACCCTGACCTACCTGTCCAAAGATGGCGAGATGGGTTTCCCGGGTAACCTGAAGACTGACGTTACCTACAGCCTCAATGACAAAAACGAACTGCGCATCGACTACAAGGCCACCACTGACAAACCGACCGTGCTGAACCTGACCAACCACAGCTACTTCAACCTGGCAGGCGCAGGCAACGGCGACATCCTCAAGCAAGTCGCGACCCTGCACGCGTCCCGCTACACACCGGTGACCGCCAAGCTGATTCCCACCGGCGAACTGGCGCCAGTCGCCGGCACACCGATGGATTTCACCAAGCCCACCGCCATCGGCACGCACATCAAGGCGGATCATCCGCAGTTGAAATTCGCTGAACCGAAACAGGGTGGCTTCGATTTCAACTGGGTGCTCGATGCCAAGGGTGACGTGGGCAAACTCGCTGCCGATGTCCAGGATCCGCAGTCGGGACGGCGCCTGCAGCTGTACACCACCGAGCCGGGCGTGCAGTTCTACACCAGCAACTTCCTAGACGGCACGATCAAGGGCAAGCAAGGCAAGGTGTACCCGCACTGGGGCGCATTCACCCTGGAGACCCAGCATTTCCCCGACTCGCCCAACCAGCCGGATTTCCCGACCACGCGACTTGATCCGGGCCAGACCTACACCCAGACCATGGTGCTGAAGTTTTCGGCCGAATAATCTCCTGCAACCGATCGTTCCCGCCTTTCGCGCGGGAGCGATCAAACCTGAACGCCTGGTCTATCCTGCTGCCACAGCTTTCTCGATCAGCACGACAGGAGACGTGAATGAAAACTCTGGAATTGGCCGGCGTATCCGTTCCGGTAATCGGCCAGGGCACTTGGCGCCTGGGTGAAGAACCGTCCCATCACAAGAAGGAAGTGGCTGCCCTGCGCTTGGGTATCGAGCTGGGCATGACCCTGATCGACACCGCCGAAATGTACGCCGAGGGTGGCGCCGAAAAAATCGTTGGCGAAGCGATCACCGGGCTGCGCGACCAAGTGTTCCTGGTGAGCAAGGTCTACCCCCACAACGCCAGCCGCAAAGGCGTCCCGTTGGCTTGCGAACGCAGCCTGCGGCGGCTCGACACCGATTACATCGACCTCTACCTGCTGCACTGGCGCGGCCAGTATCCTTTGGAAGAAACCGTCGAAGCGTTCGAGCGCCTGCGCGAAGAAGGCAAGATCGGGCGCTGGGGCGTGTCGAACTTTGACGTCGACGATATGGAGGAACTGGCATCGCCGGCCTGCGCCACCAACCAGGTGCTGTACAACTTGCAAGAACGCGGCATCGAATTCGACCTGCTGCCCTGGAGCCAACGGCAACACATGCCGATCATGGCTTACTGCCCGGTTGGCCAGGGCGGACATTTGCTAAAGGATCACACCGTGCAGCAAATCGCCGAGCGCCACCGTGCAACGCCGGCACAGATCGCCCTGGCCTGGCTGGTGCGCCAGGACAACGTCATCGCCATTCCCAAGGCCACACAGCCTGAACATGTACGCCTGAATGCCGAGGCGGCGAATCTGCAACTTGAGTCCCAGGATCTGGCGGCGCTGGACCTGGTGTTCCCGAAGCCTGATGGGAAGCAGCGGTTGGCGATGGTTTAGTTTCCCTACGAGGGTTGGGCACCACCCACGGCTCTTGCCTGGTGGCTATAACAGGGAACTAGAACAACCCCATCTGCCCGCCAATCAACGTCGAGAAATCATCGTCGACAAACGGCAGGATCGCATCCGCCACTGGCTGTAGCTGCTTGGTCACGTAATGGTCGTAATCGATCGGCGCACTACGGGTTTCCAGCGGCTCGGGACCGGCGACGGTGATCACGTAGCTGATCCAGCCTCCGTTCTGATACTGCCGGGGCCGCCCCTGGCGTTCATTGAACGCGTCGGCGAGCCGCGCCGCCCGTACGTGGGGCGGCACGTTGCGTTCGTAGTCATCCAGGGGCCGGCGCAGGCGCTTGCGGTAGACCAGGCGTTCATCGAACGCACCGGCCAGCGTCTGCCGCACATAATCGCGCACGTAATCCTGATAGGGCTGTCGATGGAAGATCCGTCCGTACAGCTCCTGCTGGAACTGGCGGGCCAGCGGCGACCAGTCGGTGCGCACGGTCTCCAGGCCTTTGTAGATGATTTCATCGCTGCCGTCGGCACGGGTCACCAGGCCGGCGTAGCGCTTCTTGCTGCCCTCCTCCGCACCGCGGATGGTCGGCATCAGGAATCGCTTGAAATGAGTTTCGAATTGCAGCTCCAACGCGCTCTCGAGCCCGAACTCTTCACGTACCTGCTCGCGCCACCAATGGTTGACGTAAGCCACCAGTTCGCGGCCGATCACCGCGGCCTCTTCCTGGCCGTGGGGGCGGCGCAACCAGACGAAGGTTGAATCGGTGTCGCCGTAGATCACCACGTGCCCCCGGGCCTCGATCAACTGCCGGGTGCGCTGCATGATTTGATGACCGCGCAGTGTGATGGACGACGCGAGGCGCGGGTCGAAGAAGCGACAGCCACTGGAGCCGAGTACGCCATAAAACGCGTTCATGATGATTTTCAGCGCCTGGGACAACGGTGCATTGTGTTCACGCTTGGCAGTTTCCCGGCCTTCGGCAACCCGCGCCACGATTGACGGCAGGCAATGTCGGGTACGAGAGAACCGCGCCCCGCGAAAGCCCGGGACCGATTCATGATCGCCTGGATGACGAAGCCCTTCGATCAAGCCCACCGGGTCAATCAGGAAGGTGCGGATAATCGAGGGATACAGGCTCTTGTAGTCGAGCACCAGCACCGACTCGTAGAGCCCCGGTTGCGAATCCATGACAAACCCGCCAGGGCTGGCCTCGGGCGGACGCTGGCCGAGGTTCGGCGCGACAAAGCCCTGGCGGTGCATCAGCGGCATGTACAGGTGCGTGAACGCCGCCACCGAGCCTCCGCTGCGATCCGCCGGCAGGCCGGTGACACTGGCGCGCTCCAGCAAGAATTCCAGCAGATCGGTCTTGGCGAAGATCCGCGTGACCAATTCGCAGTCCTTGAGGTTGTAACGGGCAAGGGCCGGCTTGTCCTCTGCAAACATGCGATTGATCTCGTCCATGCGTTGGTACGGGTTGTCGATGGACTTGCCTTCGCCCAGCAGGGTTTGCGCGACGTTTTCCAGGCTGAAAGACGGGAAGCTCCAGGTCGCCGAACGCAAGGACTCGATCCCGTCGATGATCAATCGGCCGGCCGCCGAGGCGAAGAAGTGATTGTTGCGAGCGCCATGTTCACGCCATTGCATTTCCTCACCGCCACGCCCCAGCCGCAACGGTACGGCCAGCCGGCGGGCATGCTCGTGCAGCACGCGCAAATCGAACTGCACCAGGTTCCAGCCGATGATTGCGTCGGGGTCGAAGCGGGCGAACCACTCGTTGAGTTTCTTCAACAGCAGCGTTCGGGACTCGCAGTACTCAAGCCGGAAATCTACGTTGCTATCATCACCATTCGGCGGCCCGAGCATGTAGACCTGGCGTTCGCCACAGCCTTCCAGGGCGATGGAATACAACTCGCCTTGGGCGGTGGTTTCGATGTCCAGGGACACCAGTCGTAGCGGCGGCCGGTATTCGTGGGCCGGTTTCATCTGGGCGTCGAGCAGCAGGCCATCGGCCGTTGGCGTGCCGCCGAACCAGACCGGGGCGGTGATGAAGCGCTCCATCAGGTAGCGCTCCGGTGGCCGGATGTCGGCTTCGAACACCTCCACGCCGGCGCGCCGCAGCGTAGCGTCCAGGCGCATCAGCTGGGCATGTTGTCGGCAATACAGGCCCAGCACCGGGCGGTGCTCGAAATCCAGCAGGTCCAGGGGACGCAGTTCGACCTCTTTT
This genomic interval carries:
- a CDS encoding aldo/keto reductase, producing the protein MKTLELAGVSVPVIGQGTWRLGEEPSHHKKEVAALRLGIELGMTLIDTAEMYAEGGAEKIVGEAITGLRDQVFLVSKVYPHNASRKGVPLACERSLRRLDTDYIDLYLLHWRGQYPLEETVEAFERLREEGKIGRWGVSNFDVDDMEELASPACATNQVLYNLQERGIEFDLLPWSQRQHMPIMAYCPVGQGGHLLKDHTVQQIAERHRATPAQIALAWLVRQDNVIAIPKATQPEHVRLNAEAANLQLESQDLAALDLVFPKPDGKQRLAMV
- a CDS encoding DNA polymerase II; its protein translation is MDLQQGFVLTRHWRDTPAGTEVEFWLATDAGPRRVRLPLQPSVAFVPQVQRGQAEALLQGEKEVELRPLDLLDFEHRPVLGLYCRQHAQLMRLDATLRRAGVEVFEADIRPPERYLMERFITAPVWFGGTPTADGLLLDAQMKPAHEYRPPLRLVSLDIETTAQGELYSIALEGCGERQVYMLGPPNGDDSNVDFRLEYCESRTLLLKKLNEWFARFDPDAIIGWNLVQFDLRVLHEHARRLAVPLRLGRGGEEMQWREHGARNNHFFASAAGRLIIDGIESLRSATWSFPSFSLENVAQTLLGEGKSIDNPYQRMDEINRMFAEDKPALARYNLKDCELVTRIFAKTDLLEFLLERASVTGLPADRSGGSVAAFTHLYMPLMHRQGFVAPNLGQRPPEASPGGFVMDSQPGLYESVLVLDYKSLYPSIIRTFLIDPVGLIEGLRHPGDHESVPGFRGARFSRTRHCLPSIVARVAEGRETAKREHNAPLSQALKIIMNAFYGVLGSSGCRFFDPRLASSITLRGHQIMQRTRQLIEARGHVVIYGDTDSTFVWLRRPHGQEEAAVIGRELVAYVNHWWREQVREEFGLESALELQFETHFKRFLMPTIRGAEEGSKKRYAGLVTRADGSDEIIYKGLETVRTDWSPLARQFQQELYGRIFHRQPYQDYVRDYVRQTLAGAFDERLVYRKRLRRPLDDYERNVPPHVRAARLADAFNERQGRPRQYQNGGWISYVITVAGPEPLETRSAPIDYDHYVTKQLQPVADAILPFVDDDFSTLIGGQMGLF